AAGACTGATGAGCCAACAAAAAGTTAAAAGCTTGGAAGGTGTTGTTTCTAATACAAGCTACCTAACAGGTTTCTATTAGGATTTATTATCTCTCTGAAAAGTTATTTATTTTACTTGCTCAACCTCTATCTGAGGCGAGTTGTTATTAGTCATTTTCCCATTCTTCTTGCCCCATCAAATCGCCGACGCGATCGCGTAGCAAGAAGTTACAGCGTTCTAGTTCACATTCTACACAAACCCACTCACGGGCTGGGATGTACTGACAGAGGACATAAATTGGTTGTTGGCGACTGATAACACCTTTGTCTACCAGTTGGCGTGCCTCGTCTTTAATTACTTCTATGGAATATCGAAGAGAAGTATTAGATTGGATTGTGTTAATACTCATAATTATTTTTTCCCGGATTAACTTAGCCGTTACGATTTATCTTAAACCAATAATCGGTAGCTGGAAAAGAAATTTACTTCAGTATACATAGTTACAAACTGATCACTATCTTAGATAACAATTACAAAAGTCAGGGAACCTTGATATATAATCAAGTCTGCCTTATTGACGATGACAACGGCGATCAACCATTGCAATATGCAAAAAGCATATTTTTCAAAGTCTATGGGCAGATAATCAGTAGGTAAATGTAAAGTTAAGAAAAGAAAAAATTACTTAAGTAACAATTGTTTAATTACAAAGTTTTATGAATTAAATAAAGTTTTTAAAACAATTGCTTGAGCGGCTGGCATCTGTCCATAAGAAAAAATGCAAGGAGTATCGCTAGAAAGTTTGGGTAATAACTGCTGGTAGGCGTAGGGGCTACCGTAAATTAACAAAGCTTGCAGTTGATTTGTAGCTAAAAGTTTTTGCAGCACTTCTTCTGCGATTCGCGTCATCCCAGCGCTACCTCGGAAGGGATTACCACGAATAAATAGCTGTAGCAAGGTGGGAGTATCTGAGGACTCAGCTAAGGCGGTCTGAGAATCAAGCAGTTGTAGTTGATATCCTTGTTGTAGGGGAATTGCGATCGCAGGTGCTTGTTTGCCTAAATAATCTGTAGACAAAATATCATCAACCACAATCAAGTTGCGTTTGCTAGTTGCTTGATTTGCTAATTGTTGTAGAGGTACTGCGCCACTAATGATCTGGGACTCTCTTAAAATAGTGTCGGCAGTGCTTAAAGCTGTTGGTTGAGCAAGTTGATAAACATTTGTGGAAAACTCATTTACTCCCCTCCCTGTTGACGGGGAGGGGTTGGGGGTGGGGTTCCCTGCTTCGGTAGAAAATAACTTTTGCTTGGCTTTCCAAATACGTTCAACAGAAGCACGAATTCTTTCAGCAGAAATTCTTCCAGATGCAACTGCATCACATACTGCCTTGATTGCGCCTGGTGGATCAACTGGCATCAAGATAATATCAGCACCAGCTTCAACTGCCATCACAGGGGCTTCATTTGCACCATAAGTATTAGCAATTGCGCCCATAACTAGGGCATCGGTGACGATTAAACCTTCAAATCCTAAATTTTGGCGGAGTTCTTGAGTTAAAATCCTCTTGGATAGCGTGGCGGGTTTGTCTGCATCCCAAGCTGGAATTAACAAATGTGCGCTCATTACGGCATCTACACCAGATGCGATCGCAGCTTTAAATGATGGTAGTTCAATTTCTGCTAATCTTTCTGGTGAGTGCGGTAAGACAGGTAAATGTAAATGGGAATCAACAGCCGTATCGCCGTGACCAGGAAAATGCTTTGCTGTGGTTAAAACTGGGTATTTTTGAGCGCCTTGAATAAAAGCAGTTGCTAACTGACTGACAACAGAAGGATTTTCACCAAAAGCGCGGACATTGATCACTGGGTTAACAGGATTATTATTGACATCAACTATAGGAGCCAATACCCAGTTAATCCCAATTGCTAATGCTTCCGCAGCAGTGATTTCTCCCATCTGTGCGGCGTACTTTTGGGCTGTTTCGGGATTTTGAACAGAAATAGCACTTAGTGCCATTGGTGGCGGGAACCAAGTTGCGCCAGTAAACCTTTGACCAACACCTTCTTCGATATCGGCAGCAATTACTAAAGGAATTTTCGCCCAACTTTGGAGTTGTTGCGATCGCAGCGCCAATTCCCCAGCACTACCTCCCATCAAAATCACACCACCCACACCCAGGTTTTCTACCCAGTGTTGTAGCGTTGCTGCTGGTGGTTCCCATTCTGGATACTGAATCTGGTGGTCGAATAGGTAGCCAGATGCCCGTACTACAACCATTTGGGCTACCTGTTCTTCTAGAGAAAGCGTATCTATTTCAGACAGGGATAGTGTTGGTCTAGTTACTGATATCAAAACGTTTACTCTTCCTCAGCCGAAACAACATCATCGCCTTCACTCTGATCGCGATCGTGATCAGGGCGGTCTTGACTAATTTTGTTGAGCAGCGATAATACGCGATTACCTCGTTCTATAGAACGATCTTCTAGAAAGATTACCTCTGGTGTCCGACGCAAGCGCACTCGATGACCGAGTTCACTGCGGACATATCCAGTTGCAGCCTTCAAGCCAGCCATT
Above is a window of Oculatellaceae cyanobacterium DNA encoding:
- the rbfA gene encoding 30S ribosome-binding factor RbfA, giving the protein MATDRRVSRVAEQIKREIGQMLIQDIKDDRVGAGMVSVTDVDVSGDLQHAKIFVSIYGTDEAKAETMAGLKAATGYVRSELGHRVRLRRTPEVIFLEDRSIERGNRVLSLLNKISQDRPDHDRDQSEGDDVVSAEEE
- a CDS encoding glycoside hydrolase family 3 N-terminal domain-containing protein, with the protein product MISVTRPTLSLSEIDTLSLEEQVAQMVVVRASGYLFDHQIQYPEWEPPAATLQHWVENLGVGGVILMGGSAGELALRSQQLQSWAKIPLVIAADIEEGVGQRFTGATWFPPPMALSAISVQNPETAQKYAAQMGEITAAEALAIGINWVLAPIVDVNNNPVNPVINVRAFGENPSVVSQLATAFIQGAQKYPVLTTAKHFPGHGDTAVDSHLHLPVLPHSPERLAEIELPSFKAAIASGVDAVMSAHLLIPAWDADKPATLSKRILTQELRQNLGFEGLIVTDALVMGAIANTYGANEAPVMAVEAGADIILMPVDPPGAIKAVCDAVASGRISAERIRASVERIWKAKQKLFSTEAGNPTPNPSPSTGRGVNEFSTNVYQLAQPTALSTADTILRESQIISGAVPLQQLANQATSKRNLIVVDDILSTDYLGKQAPAIAIPLQQGYQLQLLDSQTALAESSDTPTLLQLFIRGNPFRGSAGMTRIAEEVLQKLLATNQLQALLIYGSPYAYQQLLPKLSSDTPCIFSYGQMPAAQAIVLKTLFNS
- a CDS encoding DUF4327 family protein, yielding MSINTIQSNTSLRYSIEVIKDEARQLVDKGVISRQQPIYVLCQYIPAREWVCVECELERCNFLLRDRVGDLMGQEEWEND